From the genome of Cytobacillus firmus, one region includes:
- a CDS encoding penicillin acylase family protein has product MEIQLQPKSKWKKYSLWSIAIILVLLAAAFFIMYGFLSRSLPKTGGEIRIGSISQEVMVNRDVSGVPHLLAANERDLFIAQGYVQAQDRLFQMDLSRRQASGRLSEVIGEATVENDKYFRTLGLRRAAEASYEAYSSDAKQILGWFAEGVNLYIKEVKENGKMPIEFSILGYEPEEWSPADSLTIGKYMAYDLGGHWESQAFRYYLLQRFPEDKAYELFPSYPDEAPYIIGKHNLNIEESFASVITPPEFNGSNNWVAAGSKTASEKPILADDPHLSLSTPSIWYQMHLESPEMNVSGVIFAGIPGIILGHNEDIAWGVTNTGPDVQDLYIEKRNPAKENEFLFNEKWEKAEEIEEPIKVKGKEPISYKITITRHGPVISEFAGDSGKDTVLSLQWTALQPSKELEAILKMNKSSDWNQFEQALELFHTPAQNFVFASSDGTIAYKANGKIPIRKKGDGLLPVPGWSDEYGWKGYIPYDQLPKTVNPEEGYISTANNKVIDDSYPYHISHDWAQPYRQMRIQEFLKSKDDLTAEDMMSLQMDQKNLQAKEFIPLFLSGMKEPSTALEKEALSILSKWNYIDSKDEAAPLIFNLWMKSISDVLFEDQISPEMRKLFKGQKQAVDELLRNAANGRESIWIEEKGGLQEILSQSLSTAVKEAEDLQGSSPTKWKWGSYHQLAFSHPLSSVKPLNYLFNREGQIPVGGSSVTVQAAANKDDGTVNHGGSWRFVIDTQNMNTAYHLVGPGQSGHPLSEWYHDQMKDWADGNYHKTVLTEVKTRQTLLLKP; this is encoded by the coding sequence ATTGAGATCCAGCTCCAGCCAAAATCAAAGTGGAAGAAGTACTCGCTTTGGAGCATTGCTATCATATTAGTGCTGCTGGCTGCAGCCTTTTTCATTATGTATGGTTTTTTGTCCCGCTCTCTGCCTAAAACAGGTGGGGAAATCAGAATAGGCTCCATCTCTCAGGAAGTAATGGTCAATCGGGATGTCAGCGGAGTCCCGCACCTGCTTGCTGCTAATGAACGGGACCTTTTTATTGCACAAGGCTATGTCCAGGCTCAGGATCGCCTTTTTCAGATGGATTTAAGCAGGCGTCAGGCATCGGGAAGATTGAGTGAAGTAATTGGAGAGGCTACAGTTGAAAATGATAAATATTTTAGAACTCTTGGTTTGAGAAGGGCTGCAGAAGCATCCTATGAAGCATACTCCTCCGATGCAAAACAGATTTTAGGCTGGTTTGCAGAAGGAGTTAATCTTTATATTAAAGAGGTTAAAGAAAATGGAAAAATGCCTATTGAATTTTCCATACTCGGCTATGAACCGGAAGAATGGTCTCCAGCGGATTCGCTCACTATTGGCAAATATATGGCATATGATCTTGGCGGACACTGGGAAAGCCAGGCGTTCCGCTATTATCTCCTTCAGCGTTTTCCGGAAGATAAAGCATATGAATTATTCCCCTCCTATCCGGATGAAGCCCCATACATAATAGGAAAACACAACTTAAATATTGAAGAAAGCTTTGCATCTGTCATCACGCCTCCTGAATTTAACGGAAGCAATAACTGGGTGGCAGCCGGCAGTAAAACGGCATCAGAAAAGCCTATTTTGGCTGATGACCCTCATCTGTCTCTCAGCACACCTTCCATCTGGTATCAGATGCACCTGGAGTCTCCTGAAATGAACGTCAGCGGTGTCATTTTTGCCGGAATCCCGGGCATCATCCTCGGTCACAATGAAGATATTGCATGGGGAGTAACCAATACAGGACCAGATGTTCAGGATTTGTATATCGAAAAAAGGAATCCTGCCAAAGAAAACGAGTTTCTATTCAATGAAAAGTGGGAAAAGGCAGAAGAAATAGAAGAACCAATTAAGGTAAAAGGCAAAGAGCCAATTAGCTATAAAATAACGATTACACGCCACGGACCTGTGATATCGGAATTTGCTGGAGACAGCGGCAAGGATACCGTTCTGTCCTTACAATGGACAGCGCTTCAGCCTTCAAAAGAGCTGGAAGCCATTCTAAAAATGAATAAATCATCAGACTGGAATCAGTTTGAACAAGCATTGGAGTTATTTCATACACCTGCCCAAAACTTTGTATTTGCTTCTTCGGATGGAACTATTGCTTATAAAGCAAATGGTAAAATCCCAATCAGAAAGAAAGGAGACGGACTGCTGCCAGTGCCCGGCTGGTCGGATGAATATGGGTGGAAAGGCTACATTCCTTATGATCAGCTGCCTAAAACGGTCAATCCCGAAGAAGGGTATATATCAACGGCAAACAATAAGGTTATTGATGACAGCTACCCTTACCATATCAGTCATGATTGGGCACAGCCCTATAGACAAATGCGCATTCAGGAATTTCTCAAGAGCAAGGATGATCTTACAGCTGAAGATATGATGTCACTGCAAATGGATCAGAAAAACCTGCAGGCAAAGGAATTCATACCGCTTTTCCTGTCCGGAATGAAAGAACCATCCACCGCTCTTGAAAAGGAAGCTTTATCGATCCTGAGTAAATGGAATTATATTGACAGCAAGGATGAGGCAGCCCCTCTTATTTTCAATCTTTGGATGAAAAGCATATCCGATGTTCTTTTTGAAGATCAGATATCTCCCGAAATGAGGAAGCTTTTCAAAGGACAAAAGCAGGCAGTGGATGAATTATTGAGAAATGCAGCAAATGGCCGGGAAAGCATCTGGATTGAAGAAAAGGGCGGATTGCAGGAAATCCTTTCCCAATCATTGAGTACAGCGGTCAAGGAAGCCGAAGATCTTCAAGGAAGCAGCCCGACTAAATGGAAATGGGGTAGCTATCATCAATTAGCTTTTTCCCACCCGCTTTCGAGTGTAAAACCTTTAAACTATTTGTTTAATAGAGAGGGCCAAATTCCTGTTGGCGGCAGCTCAGTCACTGTGCAGGCGGCAGCCAACAAAGACGATGGCACAGTGAATCATGGAGGCTCATGGAGATTTGTGATTGATACACAAAACATGAATACTGCCTACCATCTGGTGGGACCAGGGCAATCCGGACATCCTTTAAGCGAGTGGTACCATGATCAGATGAAAGACTGGGCAGATGGGAACTATCATAAAACAGTTCTCACTGAAGTAAAAACCAGGCAGACTCTTTTATTAAAACCTTGA
- a CDS encoding MaoC/PaaZ C-terminal domain-containing protein has product MSELKMIHKPEITHTQLVKYAGASGDFNPIHTVVPVGEKAGLDGVIAHGMLIMGMAGEALAEWFPRKDLRRFKVRFSKMTRPGEKLTIEGRVTGEKWEDNEKRLTGEVSVKNEAGEQKLSGRFEFKI; this is encoded by the coding sequence ATGAGTGAGCTGAAAATGATTCATAAACCAGAGATCACACATACACAGCTGGTCAAGTATGCAGGGGCATCCGGAGATTTCAATCCGATTCATACAGTAGTCCCTGTAGGAGAAAAAGCCGGATTGGACGGAGTGATCGCCCACGGGATGCTTATCATGGGAATGGCAGGTGAAGCACTGGCTGAGTGGTTTCCAAGAAAGGACCTGAGAAGGTTCAAAGTGCGCTTCAGCAAAATGACACGACCCGGCGAGAAGCTGACAATAGAAGGGAGAGTGACTGGAGAGAAATGGGAAGATAACGAAAAAAGGCTGACAGGAGAAGTATCCGTTAAAAATGAAGCTGGTGAGCAAAAGCTTTCCGGCCGGTTCGAATTTAAAATTTAA
- a CDS encoding FAS1-like dehydratase domain-containing protein, with amino-acid sequence MESLLKADVKLKPFQFTIERGKIKEFAMAIGDKNPIYYDADTARKEGYRDIPIPPTFPTAIEMWGGMDFETLIELFGLNPLKVLHGGQEYCYMGEICAGDTVTAAPKVISSFEKRNLRFITIGIQYINSDGKDVLYSESTIIERGGSKNE; translated from the coding sequence ATGGAATCTCTTTTAAAAGCAGATGTGAAGTTAAAACCTTTCCAGTTTACAATTGAAAGGGGAAAAATCAAAGAATTCGCTATGGCAATTGGAGACAAAAACCCTATTTATTATGATGCCGACACTGCGAGAAAAGAGGGGTACCGTGACATCCCCATCCCGCCAACATTTCCAACAGCCATCGAGATGTGGGGTGGCATGGATTTCGAAACCCTAATTGAGCTATTCGGACTTAACCCGCTCAAGGTTCTTCACGGCGGCCAGGAATATTGCTATATGGGGGAAATATGTGCTGGTGATACAGTAACTGCAGCCCCTAAAGTAATTTCTTCTTTCGAAAAGAGGAACCTGCGGTTTATTACAATAGGTATTCAGTACATAAACAGTGATGGAAAAGATGTTCTCTATTCAGAATCCACCATTATAGAAAGAGGGGGAAGCAAAAATGAGTGA
- a CDS encoding ABC-F family ATP-binding cassette domain-containing protein: MITVSNVGLRYGDRKLFEDVNIKFTPGNCYGLIGANGAGKSTFLKILSGEIEAQSGSVHLGPGERLAVLKQNHFEYEEFEVLKVVIMGHARLYEVMQEKDAIYMKADFTDEDGMKAAELEGEFAELNGWEAESEAAILLKGLGIGEELHDKKMADLSGSEKVKVLLAQALFGKPDVLLLDEPTNHLDIKAIQWLEEFLINFENTVIVVSHDRHFLNKVCTHIADLDFGKIQIYVGNYDFWYESSQLAQRMAQDANKKKEEKIKELQSFIARFSANASKSKQATSRKKLLDKISLDDIRPSSRKYPYVGFSPDREIGNDLLRVDGISKTIDGVKVLNNVSFIMNKDDKIALVGTNELAKTTLFKILTGEMEPDEGTFKWGVTTSQSYFPNDNSEFFENSDLSLVDWLRQFSPADDSESFLRGFLGRMLFSGEEVLKKASVLSGGEKVRCMLSKMMLSGANVLLLDEPTNHLDLESITALNNGLINFKGSMIFASHDHQFIQTIANRIIEITPAGIVDKQMTYDEYLEDSAIQKQVAEMYQ, translated from the coding sequence ATGATAACTGTCAGTAATGTAGGTCTTCGATACGGCGACCGCAAACTATTCGAAGACGTTAATATTAAATTCACACCTGGCAATTGCTATGGATTGATTGGAGCAAATGGTGCAGGTAAATCAACTTTTCTTAAAATTTTATCAGGTGAAATTGAGGCACAATCCGGAAGTGTTCATTTAGGCCCCGGAGAACGCCTGGCTGTCCTGAAGCAGAACCATTTTGAGTACGAAGAATTTGAAGTATTAAAAGTAGTCATCATGGGCCATGCCCGTCTTTATGAAGTGATGCAGGAAAAAGATGCTATTTATATGAAGGCTGATTTCACGGATGAAGATGGGATGAAGGCTGCTGAACTAGAAGGTGAATTTGCTGAATTAAATGGATGGGAAGCAGAATCTGAAGCAGCTATTTTGCTGAAGGGACTTGGAATCGGAGAAGAGCTTCACGACAAAAAAATGGCTGACCTTTCCGGTTCTGAAAAAGTGAAAGTTTTGCTTGCGCAGGCGCTTTTTGGCAAGCCGGATGTTCTTTTGCTGGATGAGCCGACAAACCACTTGGATATCAAAGCAATTCAATGGCTTGAGGAATTCCTGATCAACTTTGAGAATACCGTTATTGTCGTATCCCATGACCGCCATTTCTTAAACAAAGTTTGTACGCATATTGCCGATCTTGACTTTGGGAAGATCCAGATTTACGTTGGGAACTATGACTTCTGGTATGAGTCAAGCCAGCTTGCACAAAGAATGGCTCAGGATGCCAATAAGAAAAAAGAAGAAAAAATCAAGGAACTGCAAAGCTTTATTGCCCGCTTTAGTGCAAACGCATCAAAATCCAAGCAGGCAACTTCACGTAAAAAGCTTCTTGATAAGATTTCTCTGGATGACATTAGACCATCCTCAAGAAAATATCCGTATGTCGGATTTTCGCCAGACCGTGAAATTGGAAATGATTTGCTTCGGGTAGACGGCATCAGCAAAACAATTGATGGTGTTAAAGTTCTAAATAATGTCAGCTTCATCATGAATAAAGATGATAAAATAGCGTTAGTTGGCACGAACGAATTGGCGAAAACGACCCTGTTTAAAATACTGACTGGTGAAATGGAGCCGGATGAAGGAACGTTTAAGTGGGGTGTTACGACCTCTCAGTCCTATTTCCCTAATGACAACTCTGAGTTCTTTGAGAACTCTGATTTGAGCCTTGTAGACTGGCTGCGTCAATTCTCGCCTGCAGATGACAGTGAAAGCTTCCTGAGAGGTTTCCTTGGAAGAATGCTGTTCTCTGGTGAGGAAGTTCTAAAGAAAGCAAGCGTTCTTTCCGGTGGAGAAAAAGTCCGCTGCATGCTATCTAAAATGATGCTGAGCGGTGCTAACGTGCTTCTTTTAGACGAGCCGACAAACCACCTTGATTTGGAATCCATTACGGCATTGAATAATGGACTGATTAACTTCAAAGGCTCCATGATTTTTGCTTCACATGACCATCAGTTCATTCAAACCATTGCCAACCGCATTATTGAAATTACACCGGCTGGCATTGTCGATAAGCAAATGACTTATGATGAGTATTTAGAAGACTCAGCCATTCAGAAACAAGTAGCTGAAATGTATCAGTAA
- a CDS encoding YuzL family protein, translating into MSKRKKDPSKAGLSSPNVEGQGTTNMETGSRTASSARHKKKKQDF; encoded by the coding sequence ATGAGCAAACGCAAAAAAGACCCTTCCAAGGCTGGATTGAGCTCTCCAAACGTCGAAGGGCAAGGGACAACCAACATGGAAACAGGCAGCAGAACAGCTTCCTCTGCACGCCATAAAAAGAAAAAACAGGATTTTTGA
- a CDS encoding YkuS family protein, with protein MTKRVAVEQSLTNVSEALRQKGYEVVDMKSAHDAENCSCCVVSGVDSNVMGMQDVSTKASVIEASGLSADEVCRQVEQRMQ; from the coding sequence TTGACGAAAAGAGTAGCGGTTGAACAATCCTTAACAAATGTTTCTGAAGCGCTTCGCCAAAAAGGATACGAAGTGGTTGACATGAAGTCGGCGCATGATGCTGAGAACTGCTCATGCTGTGTTGTGAGCGGTGTTGATTCAAATGTAATGGGTATGCAGGATGTTTCTACAAAAGCATCTGTCATTGAAGCAAGCGGCCTTTCAGCGGACGAAGTATGCCGCCAGGTGGAGCAAAGAATGCAGTAA
- a CDS encoding D-alanyl-D-alanine carboxypeptidase family protein: MKKLVAIILLLFSFPTGNAAAEETKGPEIISEAAIVTDSESGAVLYAKNADKKMYPASLTKIATAIYAIENGDLNDLATISRNAAEAEGTQVYLEEGEQVPLKKLVQGMLINSGNDAAWSIAEHLDGNIEAFSENLNRYLKKNVGLKNTHFVNPHGLYDENHFTTAADLAKLTNYALKNETFREIYGTKELKWTGKSWDTTIFTHHRMLKGEVPFEGVTGGKTGFVDEAKQTLATSAEYDSIKLTAIVLKADYKRDIYNDTKNLLNYGHSNFEAAALGSTDVFPSNGKTYTTGDEIIPITLPKGNYEENITEKGKLQIKNENGRIIQSVKLIEDKQDEVVSSQLKKDKEPEKETTGYYGKAGLALFLFGIFILVLRKNLKAKARRRRRRA, encoded by the coding sequence ATGAAAAAATTGGTTGCTATTATCCTGCTTTTATTCAGTTTTCCGACTGGAAATGCAGCTGCTGAGGAAACAAAAGGGCCTGAAATTATCAGTGAAGCCGCAATTGTAACAGATTCAGAATCAGGAGCTGTTCTATATGCAAAAAACGCGGATAAAAAGATGTACCCTGCCAGTCTGACGAAAATAGCAACAGCCATTTATGCCATTGAAAATGGCGACTTGAATGATTTGGCCACAATCAGCAGGAATGCAGCGGAGGCCGAAGGAACACAAGTGTATTTGGAGGAAGGGGAACAGGTGCCCTTAAAAAAACTCGTTCAGGGAATGCTGATTAACTCAGGAAATGATGCCGCCTGGAGCATTGCTGAGCATTTGGACGGCAATATAGAAGCATTCTCAGAGAACCTTAATCGCTACCTGAAAAAGAATGTTGGGTTAAAAAATACCCACTTTGTTAATCCTCACGGTCTGTATGATGAAAACCACTTTACAACCGCAGCTGACCTTGCGAAATTAACCAATTACGCCCTGAAAAATGAGACCTTCAGAGAAATCTATGGGACAAAGGAATTGAAGTGGACAGGAAAATCATGGGACACCACCATCTTTACTCATCACAGGATGCTCAAAGGGGAGGTTCCATTCGAGGGAGTGACAGGGGGGAAAACCGGTTTCGTGGATGAAGCCAAACAGACTCTCGCTACCTCTGCAGAATATGATTCAATAAAGTTAACCGCTATTGTGTTAAAAGCGGATTATAAGCGGGACATTTATAATGATACAAAAAACCTTTTGAATTATGGACACAGCAACTTTGAAGCTGCGGCACTCGGCAGCACTGATGTATTTCCCTCTAATGGAAAAACCTATACAACTGGCGATGAAATAATACCCATCACTTTGCCAAAAGGGAACTACGAAGAAAACATTACAGAAAAAGGGAAGCTGCAGATAAAGAATGAAAACGGGAGAATCATTCAATCTGTAAAGCTGATCGAGGATAAACAGGATGAAGTGGTTTCAAGTCAGCTCAAAAAAGATAAGGAGCCAGAAAAAGAGACAACAGGGTACTATGGAAAAGCAGGATTAGCCCTGTTCTTATTCGGGATCTTTATTCTCGTTTTAAGGAAAAATCTTAAAGCAAAAGCTAGAAGAAGGAGAAGACGGGCTTAA